Proteins encoded by one window of Paenibacillus urinalis:
- the nth gene encoding endonuclease III has translation MNAATVRHILDTIANMFPDAHCELNHSNAFELTIAVLLSAQCTDETVNKVTADLFQKYKTPEDYVSVPLEELEQDIRRIGLYRNKAKHIQNLCRILIEQYRGEVPSRHDELVLLPGVGRKTANVVVSNAFGVPAIAVDTHVERVSKRLGLVNWKDSVLEVEKKLMKRVPMDEWTLTHHRLIFFGRYHCKAQAPKCQVCPLLDVCREGKKRMKTSQIRKDKERSSSALPKKIANE, from the coding sequence ATGAATGCAGCGACAGTACGTCACATTCTTGATACGATCGCAAATATGTTTCCAGACGCTCATTGTGAATTGAACCACAGCAACGCGTTTGAACTCACCATTGCTGTATTGTTATCTGCACAATGTACGGATGAGACTGTGAATAAAGTGACAGCCGATCTATTCCAGAAGTACAAAACACCGGAGGATTATGTCTCCGTGCCGCTCGAAGAGCTCGAGCAGGATATTCGGAGAATCGGATTGTACAGGAACAAGGCAAAGCATATACAAAATTTGTGCCGGATATTAATTGAACAGTACAGAGGAGAAGTTCCTAGCAGGCATGATGAGCTGGTTCTGCTCCCGGGAGTGGGCCGTAAGACGGCGAATGTGGTCGTTTCAAACGCATTCGGAGTCCCAGCCATAGCGGTAGATACTCACGTTGAGCGTGTATCGAAACGGCTGGGATTGGTGAATTGGAAGGATTCTGTGCTTGAGGTCGAGAAGAAGCTGATGAAGAGAGTTCCTATGGATGAATGGACCCTTACGCATCATCGATTAATCTTCTTTGGTCGATACCACTGCAAAGCGCAGGCTCCCAAATGCCAGGTGTGCCCGCTTCTCGATGTATGCCGTGAGGGCAAGAAGCGTATGAAAACGTCCCAAATCAGGAAAGATAAGGAACGTAGTTCATCTGCTTTACCTAAAAAAATTGCAAATGAATAG